In the Muricauda sp. MAR_2010_75 genome, one interval contains:
- a CDS encoding DUF2490 domain-containing protein, producing MIKSLQPLLFALLFTGFLFCQEKTVTRRGEQWFQYNNQTHLNEKWTLFGNTGARWKHGFEEFAIFFGRIGASYSMSDKIGVSTGFTYVEFYADKDRYQVELRPYEEVLIRDTGEHAFKLNHRFRFEQRFYNPVVDGSIQSDNTFALRFRYALMTGFTLFRLSKENPDAKFRINISDEIMFNAGKNIVYNVFDKNRFVISPAVQLNKWISLALAWNNQFASSSSEAGHYIHTHALWLHITHTLNLSKKKIGEIKESLPPIPSTATHP from the coding sequence ATGATCAAAAGCCTTCAACCTCTTCTTTTTGCACTGCTATTTACTGGCTTTCTGTTTTGTCAGGAAAAAACGGTAACACGTAGAGGGGAACAATGGTTTCAATATAACAATCAAACACATTTAAACGAAAAGTGGACCTTGTTTGGCAATACGGGTGCGCGCTGGAAACATGGTTTTGAGGAATTTGCAATTTTCTTTGGAAGAATTGGCGCCTCATATTCCATGAGTGATAAAATTGGAGTGTCAACGGGATTCACCTATGTAGAATTTTATGCCGATAAAGACCGGTACCAGGTTGAGTTGAGACCGTATGAAGAAGTATTGATACGAGATACGGGCGAGCATGCTTTTAAATTGAACCACAGATTTCGGTTTGAGCAACGGTTCTACAATCCAGTGGTTGATGGTAGCATACAATCAGACAATACTTTTGCCCTGAGGTTTCGCTATGCTTTGATGACGGGTTTTACCCTTTTCCGTCTTTCCAAAGAAAATCCCGATGCGAAATTTAGAATAAACATCAGTGATGAAATTATGTTTAATGCCGGAAAGAACATTGTTTATAATGTCTTTGACAAAAACAGGTTTGTAATCAGTCCTGCCGTACAATTAAATAAATGGATTTCCCTTGCGCTGGCATGGAACAACCAATTTGCCTCGAGCTCTTCCGAAGCTGGGCACTACATCCATACCCATGCACTATGGCTGCACATAACACATACTCTAAATCTCTCAAAAAAGAAAATCGGGGAAATCAAGGAAAGTCTTCCACCAATACCTTCAACTGCTACTCACCCATAG
- a CDS encoding transporter, translated as MDFSFFKKTLFLFILTPVFLSAQYTDVINSNRPGRAISAYAVGKNVVQAEAGLFYEQQDNADLNSDSNIFGTDMALRYGFLFEELEINWEGTFMKQNINYPDFGIEGKLADFSRNRLGVKYLLYDPYKNPERNKPNLYSWRANNLFQWKNLIPAVSLYGGVNFVLGDNPFYPGEPTTSYRGAIATQSRLSPRFVLISNVAYDRIGTDFPEWRYALSLSYALRDPRWSIFFEGQGISGDRYSDIILRTGVARLLNPNFQVDLHMGSGFKNDPSRLFVVLGASYRLDFHKDSFKTIDPLSSNQNEKIKRNSNKKKSKKRRKKNKDDIDF; from the coding sequence ATGGATTTTTCCTTTTTCAAAAAGACCCTTTTTCTTTTCATTCTTACACCAGTTTTTTTGAGCGCCCAATATACCGATGTCATCAATTCCAACAGACCGGGTAGGGCCATAAGTGCCTATGCTGTGGGAAAAAATGTGGTCCAGGCTGAAGCAGGACTTTTTTATGAGCAGCAAGATAATGCCGACCTTAATTCCGATTCCAATATTTTTGGAACCGATATGGCTCTGAGATACGGGTTTCTTTTTGAAGAACTGGAAATCAATTGGGAAGGAACCTTTATGAAGCAGAACATAAACTATCCTGATTTTGGGATTGAAGGAAAGCTGGCTGATTTTTCACGAAATCGACTTGGGGTCAAATATCTCCTTTACGATCCTTATAAAAACCCAGAACGCAATAAACCGAATTTATACAGTTGGCGTGCCAACAACCTGTTCCAGTGGAAAAATTTAATTCCAGCGGTTTCGCTGTATGGTGGGGTTAATTTTGTGCTGGGTGACAATCCGTTTTATCCCGGGGAGCCCACAACTTCCTACAGAGGAGCCATTGCCACACAAAGTAGGTTGTCACCAAGGTTTGTGCTTATTTCAAATGTGGCCTATGACCGAATTGGAACGGATTTTCCCGAATGGCGCTATGCCCTTTCCCTTTCCTATGCCCTTAGAGATCCCAGATGGAGTATCTTTTTTGAAGGTCAGGGGATTTCAGGGGATCGGTATTCCGATATTATCTTACGAACCGGAGTGGCCCGTTTGCTGAATCCCAATTTTCAGGTGGATTTGCACATGGGTTCCGGATTTAAAAATGACCCTTCCCGCCTATTTGTAGTACTTGGTGCTTCCTACCGCTTGGATTTTCACAAAGATAGCTTTAAGACCATCGACCCATTGAGTAGCAATCAGAATGAAAAAATAAAACGGAACTCCAATAAGAAAAAATCAAAAAAGCGAAGGAAAAAAAACAAAGATGACATTGATTTCTAA
- a CDS encoding DUF4834 family protein codes for MVVLQTIFILILVYYAAKLLLKWLAPRLLNYAMKKTEERFGQQFGNYQDFGQNTAEDGDTTIYKTPTRKSNPSKKVGEYIDFEEID; via the coding sequence ATGGTTGTACTACAAACGATATTTATCCTCATATTAGTATACTATGCAGCGAAATTACTGCTGAAATGGTTGGCTCCACGATTGTTGAACTATGCCATGAAGAAAACCGAGGAACGCTTTGGGCAACAATTTGGAAATTACCAAGATTTTGGCCAAAATACCGCTGAGGATGGGGATACCACAATTTATAAGACACCCACAAGAAAATCCAATCCTTCAAAAAAAGTTGGAGAATACATAGATTTTGAGGAAATTGACTAA
- a CDS encoding YfhO family protein, whose translation MNFSPKAIITHICVIGLFLLASLVYFYPVLQGKAIFQSDIAQYKGMAKERDDFKEVTGEESYWTNSAFGGMPTYQLGANYPNDYIKKLDRLIRFLPRPADYLFLYFIGFYILLLCLKVDFRLAALGAIAFGFSTYLIIILGVGHNAKAHALGYIPMVLGGIVLVFRKKYLLGFILTALAMALEISANHYQMTYYFMLLVLILGLVQLIYAIKDKKLKHFFLSVGILIGAVALSIAANATGLMATKEYADWSTRGKSELTINPDGTPKQPSNGLDKEYITQYSYGIAESLNLFVPRLFGGSGNEDLGKNSKAYEYLVGQGLSPSKAMELSNGLPLYWGEQPIVAGPAYVGAIVFFLFVLGLFLVKGKHKWWLLGGALLSLLLSWGKNFPALTNFMIDYFPLYNKFRAVSSIQVVLELCLPVLGVLGLRQLFKKSVNSKDKLKALKLSFFVAVGLAVFIFILKAFFDFDGMRDEMYRGYFGDELMTMIQRDREAVYVSDTIRSLIYVTLAAVALWFFVKEKIGKNAMVLIMAGLVLFDLVGVALRYVNEDDFVRQREMNTPFQASQIDHALQEDDSVYRVFDPQEGLNGARTSYFHKSIGGYHAAKPRALQNLFEYHLYQNNLQVLNMLNVKYIIQQDEEGNSFPAVNDDANGNAWFVGQLLPVSSANEEIEALKDFNSKLQAVVNTKEYPRLTKLRYETDSLAHIDLVDYRPNYLKYESSNSNDGFAVFSEMHYPSGWNAYIDGKPEEHYKVDYALRGMKVPSGKHVIEFKFEPQVIETGSQITLAACILLGLIIVGGVGYSFVPKKPKES comes from the coding sequence ATGAATTTTTCTCCCAAAGCCATTATCACCCATATTTGTGTCATTGGTTTATTTTTACTCGCGTCTCTGGTGTATTTCTATCCAGTTTTGCAGGGCAAGGCCATTTTTCAATCCGATATTGCCCAGTATAAGGGCATGGCCAAAGAGCGGGACGATTTTAAAGAGGTCACCGGAGAAGAATCCTATTGGACAAACAGTGCTTTTGGAGGAATGCCCACCTATCAGTTGGGGGCCAATTATCCCAATGACTATATTAAAAAACTGGACCGATTGATTCGGTTTTTACCCAGACCAGCAGACTATCTTTTTCTGTATTTTATTGGATTTTACATTCTGTTACTTTGTCTAAAAGTTGATTTCCGTTTAGCCGCGTTAGGTGCCATTGCCTTTGGTTTTTCTACCTATCTCATTATCATACTTGGTGTGGGGCATAACGCCAAGGCGCATGCCTTGGGCTACATTCCTATGGTTTTGGGTGGAATCGTATTGGTTTTTAGAAAGAAGTATTTACTCGGCTTTATTTTAACGGCTTTGGCCATGGCCTTGGAAATCAGTGCCAATCATTACCAGATGACATACTATTTTATGTTGTTGGTGCTCATTTTAGGGTTGGTGCAGCTCATTTATGCGATAAAGGATAAGAAACTAAAACACTTTTTCCTATCGGTTGGAATTTTAATCGGTGCCGTTGCACTTTCCATTGCGGCCAATGCCACAGGCTTGATGGCCACCAAAGAGTATGCGGATTGGAGTACCCGGGGGAAATCGGAATTAACCATCAATCCAGATGGGACCCCAAAACAACCCTCCAATGGGTTGGACAAGGAGTACATTACCCAATATAGTTATGGCATTGCCGAATCCTTAAACTTATTTGTTCCCCGTCTCTTTGGAGGTTCTGGGAATGAAGACCTTGGGAAAAATTCAAAAGCTTATGAATATTTAGTGGGGCAAGGACTTTCCCCATCCAAAGCTATGGAATTATCCAATGGCTTGCCCTTGTATTGGGGAGAGCAACCCATTGTTGCAGGTCCAGCCTATGTTGGTGCTATAGTCTTCTTTTTGTTTGTGTTGGGCTTGTTTTTGGTAAAAGGAAAACATAAATGGTGGCTATTGGGAGGTGCTTTATTGTCGCTTCTGCTATCATGGGGAAAGAATTTCCCGGCGTTGACCAATTTTATGATCGATTATTTCCCGCTATACAACAAATTCAGGGCGGTTTCTTCCATTCAGGTGGTGTTGGAATTGTGTCTTCCCGTTTTAGGGGTTTTGGGATTACGTCAATTGTTCAAAAAGTCTGTCAATTCAAAAGACAAACTAAAGGCACTCAAACTATCGTTCTTTGTTGCTGTGGGATTGGCGGTTTTTATCTTTATCCTAAAAGCTTTCTTTGATTTTGATGGTATGCGAGATGAGATGTACCGTGGTTATTTTGGTGATGAATTGATGACCATGATACAACGGGACCGTGAAGCTGTTTATGTCAGCGATACTATTCGTTCTTTAATATATGTGACCTTGGCCGCTGTTGCGCTATGGTTTTTTGTAAAAGAGAAAATTGGAAAGAACGCCATGGTGCTCATCATGGCAGGACTGGTACTGTTTGATTTGGTGGGAGTAGCCCTTCGTTACGTAAACGAGGACGATTTTGTACGTCAACGTGAAATGAACACCCCGTTCCAAGCAAGTCAGATAGATCACGCTCTCCAAGAAGATGACTCGGTTTATCGGGTTTTTGATCCCCAAGAAGGATTGAATGGGGCTCGAACTTCGTATTTTCATAAATCCATAGGCGGCTATCATGCTGCTAAGCCGCGTGCTCTACAAAATTTGTTCGAATACCATCTGTACCAGAACAACCTTCAGGTGTTGAACATGCTCAACGTAAAATATATCATCCAACAAGATGAAGAGGGGAACAGTTTCCCAGCCGTGAATGACGATGCCAATGGCAATGCCTGGTTTGTGGGGCAATTGCTTCCTGTATCTTCGGCGAACGAGGAGATTGAAGCCCTAAAAGATTTTAATTCCAAGTTGCAGGCGGTGGTCAATACTAAGGAATATCCCCGTTTGACGAAGCTTCGGTATGAAACTGATTCTCTAGCACATATTGACTTAGTGGATTATCGACCTAATTATCTAAAATATGAGTCCAGCAACAGCAATGATGGATTCGCTGTTTTCTCTGAAATGCATTATCCATCTGGCTGGAATGCCTACATTGATGGTAAACCGGAGGAACATTACAAGGTGGATTATGCCTTGCGGGGCATGAAGGTTCCATCAGGGAAGCATGTCATTGAGTTCAAGTTTGAACCACAGGTCATTGAAACAGGAAGTCAGATAACCTTGGCAGCCTGTATTTTATTGGGGTTGATTATTGTGGGCGGTGTTGGATATTCCTTTGTTCCGAAAAAACCCAAAGAATCCTGA
- a CDS encoding glycosyltransferase — translation MRKVLVITYYWPPAGGPGVQRWLKFTKYLPEFGFQPIVYIPENPKYPIVDENLVDEVPKGIQILKQPIKEPYKWAGLLSKKKTKTISSGIIQEKDPSFLEKVLLWIRGNFFIPDARKNWVKPSIRYLAKVIADEGIETIITTGPPHSLHLIGLGLKEKYSVQWIADFRDPWTSIGYHKKLRLTKTSQKKHKKLEAEVLTSADKVVVTSNLTKNEFEAITDKPIKVITNGYDDDLTLVNLDSGFTISHMGSLLTRRNPIALWKAIQELIQENEAFKNSLQIQLAGVVGDEVLQSIKEFGLESHVKRLGYLSHGQVLKVQQKSQVLLLLEIDSEETKGIIPGKLFEYLNAKRPILAIGPEGWEAGKLVTQTQSGSVCVQNDTTCLKNVLLDWFQSYQKGELHCKSVGVGQFHRKALTESLVKFI, via the coding sequence ATGCGAAAAGTCTTGGTCATAACATACTATTGGCCTCCGGCTGGGGGACCAGGTGTACAGCGATGGCTCAAGTTTACCAAGTATTTGCCCGAGTTTGGATTTCAACCTATAGTATATATTCCGGAAAACCCCAAATATCCCATTGTGGATGAAAATCTTGTCGATGAAGTTCCGAAGGGAATTCAGATTTTGAAGCAGCCCATAAAAGAACCCTATAAATGGGCCGGGTTGTTGTCAAAAAAAAAGACCAAGACCATCAGTTCTGGAATAATCCAAGAGAAAGACCCTTCCTTTTTAGAAAAGGTATTGCTTTGGATTCGTGGTAATTTTTTTATTCCAGATGCCCGAAAAAATTGGGTAAAACCTTCCATACGTTATTTGGCCAAGGTTATTGCGGATGAAGGTATTGAAACCATCATTACTACAGGTCCACCGCATAGTCTACACCTGATAGGATTGGGATTGAAAGAAAAGTATTCTGTTCAGTGGATTGCCGACTTTAGAGATCCTTGGACTTCCATTGGGTATCACAAAAAATTAAGGTTGACCAAGACTTCCCAAAAAAAACACAAGAAACTGGAAGCCGAAGTATTGACTTCGGCAGATAAGGTTGTTGTAACAAGTAACCTCACTAAAAATGAGTTTGAAGCTATCACAGACAAACCCATTAAGGTGATTACCAATGGATATGATGACGATTTAACCCTAGTAAACTTAGATTCAGGCTTTACTATTTCGCATATGGGTTCTTTGTTGACCAGGCGAAATCCGATTGCTTTATGGAAGGCCATCCAAGAGCTTATACAAGAAAATGAGGCTTTTAAAAATTCCCTGCAAATCCAGTTGGCTGGGGTGGTAGGGGATGAAGTTTTGCAATCCATCAAGGAATTTGGTTTAGAGTCACACGTAAAACGTTTGGGGTATTTATCCCATGGCCAGGTTTTGAAGGTTCAGCAAAAATCGCAGGTGTTATTGTTGTTGGAAATTGATTCTGAAGAAACCAAGGGCATTATCCCTGGAAAATTGTTTGAATATTTGAATGCGAAACGGCCCATTTTGGCCATAGGTCCAGAAGGATGGGAAGCTGGAAAATTGGTGACCCAAACCCAATCAGGGAGTGTATGTGTACAAAATGATACCACTTGTCTAAAAAATGTACTTTTGGATTGGTTCCAGAGCTATCAGAAGGGAGAACTTCATTGTAAATCAGTGGGAGTGGGGCAGTTCCACAGAAAAGCATTGACCGAAAGCTTGGTAAAATTCATCTAA
- a CDS encoding lipopolysaccharide biosynthesis protein has translation MGVVLKQSVQNLVVTYLGFLFGAVNTLFLYTKILEDEYYGLVTFILASGAILMPLMAFGVHNTLVKYYSNYREGEKDVFLTFMLLVPLLGIIPVALIGLFFYEPLGDWVSQVNPMVKEYLWYIFFVGLAMAYFEVYFAWCKVHLKSVFGNFMKEVFGRIGVSILLIFFYFEVISLDLFFKLLVGLYLLRTIIIKIYAYTLRFPKFDFHLPHNYKEILSYSFLIILGGSAALILLEIDKVMLNQFISIENVAYYGVAVYIATVIIVPSRAMHQITYPLTAEQLNSGDHSGLERLYQKTSLTLFIASGILFVLIILNLNDLYLLLPQAYRNGYTIVFLVGLAKVFDSLLGNNNSILFNSQYYKTVLVFGVCLAALTILLNYVLIPVLGLEGAALASFVSIFIFNLTKVIFVKQKFGIQPFSKATFKVLATLVLLAVLFDMLQFPFHPILNIVLKSVLIVIMYVGILYRFDISEDVSGILSKWLKKKTP, from the coding sequence ATGGGAGTCGTCTTAAAACAATCCGTACAAAATCTTGTGGTCACCTATCTGGGCTTTTTGTTCGGAGCTGTAAACACGCTGTTTCTATACACCAAAATTCTGGAGGACGAGTATTATGGACTGGTGACCTTTATTCTGGCATCGGGGGCTATTTTAATGCCATTGATGGCATTTGGAGTGCACAATACACTGGTTAAATATTATAGCAATTACAGGGAAGGGGAGAAGGATGTTTTCCTGACTTTTATGCTTTTGGTGCCGCTATTGGGAATCATTCCCGTAGCCTTGATCGGACTCTTTTTTTATGAACCGCTGGGAGATTGGGTATCCCAAGTCAACCCTATGGTCAAGGAGTATCTCTGGTATATCTTCTTTGTGGGGCTGGCCATGGCATATTTTGAAGTCTATTTTGCATGGTGCAAGGTACACTTAAAGTCGGTTTTTGGGAACTTTATGAAAGAGGTCTTCGGCCGAATTGGCGTATCTATCCTACTGATTTTTTTCTATTTCGAGGTGATTTCTTTGGATTTATTTTTTAAGCTTTTGGTTGGATTATATCTTTTAAGGACCATAATTATTAAGATTTATGCGTATACCTTACGCTTTCCAAAGTTTGATTTTCATTTACCACACAACTACAAAGAAATCCTATCCTATTCCTTCTTGATTATTCTTGGCGGCTCTGCCGCCTTGATACTTTTGGAAATCGATAAGGTAATGCTCAACCAGTTCATCAGCATAGAAAACGTGGCGTATTATGGCGTGGCCGTATACATTGCTACCGTTATCATTGTTCCATCACGGGCCATGCACCAAATCACCTATCCCTTAACAGCGGAACAATTGAATTCTGGGGACCATTCTGGATTGGAGCGTTTATATCAAAAAACTTCATTGACGCTTTTTATCGCTTCGGGAATTCTGTTTGTATTGATTATTTTGAATTTGAACGACCTGTATTTATTATTGCCCCAAGCCTACAGAAATGGATATACCATAGTCTTTTTGGTGGGGCTGGCCAAGGTGTTCGATTCGCTTTTGGGAAACAACAATTCTATTTTGTTCAATTCCCAATACTATAAAACCGTATTGGTATTTGGGGTCTGTTTGGCGGCATTGACCATTTTATTGAATTATGTGCTGATTCCCGTGTTGGGACTGGAAGGAGCAGCTTTAGCGAGTTTTGTATCCATTTTTATTTTCAACTTGACCAAGGTTATTTTTGTGAAGCAAAAGTTTGGCATTCAGCCTTTTTCCAAAGCGACCTTTAAAGTTTTAGCCACTCTGGTATTATTGGCCGTATTGTTTGATATGTTGCAATTTCCATTTCATCCCATTTTGAACATCGTCTTGAAATCTGTCTTGATCGTGATTATGTATGTGGGGATTTTGTATCGTTTTGATATATCAGAAGATGTTTCCGGAATCCTTTCAAAATGGTTGAAAAAGAAAACCCCGTAG
- a CDS encoding OmpA family protein codes for MSTKFSAVFLCLGLFTLTVNGQKSNLKKADEVFEAYAYIDAREIYLKVVEKGYESAQIYKKLGDTYYFNSEYADAAKWYKKLVDKYASQLEPQYYYRAAQTFKSIGEYYQSKKMMGEFSSRSSTTNLAQNFMNSYPALDSLVDIESNKFDLVNITEGMSSSDFGPSFYQNKLVYASSSKNTEGRKIHTWNGLKYLDLYEADLDENGKLINPIPLKGDINSPYHESTASFTKDGNTVYFTRNNFIDGKKKKNKNREITLKIYKATKDNKGSWGNIKELPFNNDAYSVAHPALSPDEKRLYFSSNMNGTYGESDLWYVDIGSNGSYSKPVNLGPKINTEARETFPFISENNNLYFASDGHLGLGGLDIFVISLDNHGTPQKVTNLKKPINSSKDDFGFIIDEEKHTGYLSSNRNGNAGSASDDIYRFIKSCGITIVEGIVSDAKTNMPLQGAQVTLLDENNDIVAQTISDTHGAYQFENVLDCYKRYGIRGEHADMEYNPTEETILVSGDGPTMEVNIPLTPPDCAVNDLGCRLNLQPIYFDYGKYQIRPDAEVELAKILEAMKEYLQLKIHIESHTDSRSSDSFNMRLSQRRARATMQWLIDNGIAPSRLSAKGYGETQLLNECSNGVRCPDAKHELNRRSVFIIKE; via the coding sequence ATGTCAACAAAATTTTCAGCGGTATTCTTATGTTTAGGCCTATTTACCCTAACGGTAAACGGACAAAAAAGCAACCTAAAAAAAGCAGATGAGGTGTTTGAGGCCTATGCCTATATAGATGCTAGGGAAATTTATTTGAAAGTGGTAGAAAAAGGGTACGAATCTGCCCAAATATATAAGAAACTGGGAGACACCTATTATTTTAACAGTGAATATGCCGATGCCGCCAAATGGTACAAAAAATTGGTGGACAAGTATGCAAGTCAATTGGAGCCACAATATTATTACCGGGCTGCACAGACATTTAAAAGCATTGGGGAATATTATCAATCCAAGAAAATGATGGGTGAATTTTCATCTCGATCCTCAACTACTAATCTGGCTCAAAATTTTATGAACAGTTACCCAGCCTTGGACAGTTTGGTGGACATTGAGTCGAATAAATTTGATTTGGTGAATATAACCGAAGGGATGTCAAGTTCAGATTTTGGTCCTTCCTTCTATCAAAACAAATTGGTATATGCATCCTCATCCAAAAATACAGAAGGAAGAAAAATTCATACCTGGAATGGTCTAAAGTACTTGGACCTTTATGAGGCCGATTTGGACGAAAATGGAAAATTAATTAATCCCATTCCGCTTAAAGGTGATATAAATTCTCCTTACCACGAATCTACCGCTTCATTTACTAAAGATGGGAATACCGTTTATTTTACAAGGAACAACTTCATCGACGGAAAGAAAAAAAAGAACAAGAATAGAGAAATTACCCTTAAAATATACAAGGCAACAAAAGACAACAAGGGTTCTTGGGGAAACATCAAGGAACTGCCATTTAATAATGATGCGTATTCTGTGGCCCATCCAGCGTTGAGCCCAGATGAAAAGCGTCTGTATTTTTCCTCAAACATGAACGGAACCTATGGGGAATCTGATCTTTGGTATGTGGATATTGGCTCCAACGGTTCATACAGCAAGCCTGTGAACTTAGGTCCCAAAATCAATACGGAAGCACGGGAAACATTTCCCTTTATCAGTGAAAATAACAACTTATATTTTGCGAGTGATGGCCATTTGGGCTTAGGCGGACTGGATATATTCGTTATTTCCCTTGACAATCATGGAACACCTCAAAAAGTAACCAACCTAAAAAAGCCTATAAATTCCAGTAAAGATGATTTTGGTTTCATCATTGATGAAGAAAAACATACGGGGTATCTTTCTTCCAATCGAAACGGAAATGCCGGTAGTGCCTCCGATGATATCTATAGATTTATAAAATCATGTGGCATAACAATCGTGGAGGGTATTGTTTCAGACGCCAAAACCAATATGCCTTTACAAGGGGCACAAGTTACTTTACTGGATGAAAACAATGACATTGTCGCCCAGACAATATCAGATACCCATGGGGCATACCAATTTGAGAATGTTTTGGACTGTTATAAACGTTACGGTATCCGTGGGGAACACGCAGATATGGAATACAATCCAACCGAAGAAACCATTCTTGTTTCTGGTGATGGACCAACAATGGAAGTAAACATTCCCCTTACTCCTCCAGATTGCGCGGTAAATGACCTAGGATGTAGACTAAATCTACAACCTATCTATTTTGATTATGGAAAGTATCAAATAAGACCTGATGCAGAAGTGGAATTGGCCAAAATCCTTGAAGCCATGAAGGAATATCTACAGCTTAAAATCCATATTGAATCCCATACCGATTCTAGGTCCAGTGACTCCTTTAATATGCGATTATCGCAGCGGAGAGCCCGGGCCACAATGCAATGGTTGATAGATAACGGAATAGCTCCCAGTAGACTCTCTGCCAAAGGTTATGGAGAGACCCAATTACTAAACGAATGTTCCAACGGAGTTCGATGTCCAGACGCCAAACACGAATTGAATAGAAGGTCGGTGTTCATTATAAAAGAATAA
- a CDS encoding type IX secretion system membrane protein PorP/SprF, producing the protein MIFNMQKTKWAYLFNLILMTYTGSAQQDPQYTQYMYNTQIVNPAYAGSREVLSFGVLGRTQWVGLDGSPQTGTFTVNFPTGLYRNMGLGMSIVHDQIGPAIESNATVDYSYSINLAPYTISKLSFGLKAGVDMLDVDYSRLELSDPNDFAFQNNVDQKLNLQVGAGIYYRTEKFYAGVSVPNFLNSKHFDESSLQNQDVNSIAIERLHYFYIMGYVFDLSQNLKFKPATLVKFVSGAPLQWDMSANFLIHEKLALGASYRWNASISALAGFQISRSIFAGVAYDYQSTAIEDYSNGSYEVFIRFDVFNRLDRVLTPRFF; encoded by the coding sequence ATGATATTCAACATGCAAAAAACCAAATGGGCATACCTTTTTAATCTAATTTTAATGACATACACAGGATCGGCCCAACAAGACCCGCAGTATACCCAATACATGTACAACACCCAAATTGTAAACCCTGCCTATGCCGGATCTAGGGAAGTGCTCAGTTTTGGTGTTTTGGGTCGCACACAATGGGTTGGGTTGGACGGATCTCCCCAAACGGGAACGTTTACCGTGAATTTTCCAACGGGACTTTACAGGAATATGGGGCTGGGTATGTCCATTGTCCATGACCAAATTGGCCCTGCTATAGAATCAAATGCCACAGTAGACTATTCCTATTCCATCAACCTGGCTCCTTATACCATAAGCAAGTTATCTTTTGGGCTTAAAGCGGGAGTGGATATGCTGGATGTGGATTACAGCAGACTGGAACTCTCGGACCCCAATGATTTCGCTTTTCAAAACAATGTAGATCAAAAACTCAATCTACAAGTTGGGGCCGGAATCTATTATCGTACTGAGAAATTTTATGCTGGAGTATCCGTACCCAATTTCTTAAACTCCAAACACTTTGATGAGAGCTCATTACAGAATCAGGATGTAAACAGTATAGCCATCGAAAGATTACACTATTTCTATATAATGGGCTATGTTTTTGACTTAAGTCAAAACCTAAAATTTAAACCAGCGACCCTTGTGAAATTTGTAAGCGGAGCCCCTTTGCAATGGGACATGTCCGCCAATTTTCTAATTCATGAGAAGCTTGCGCTGGGAGCATCTTATCGTTGGAACGCCTCCATAAGTGCCTTGGCTGGCTTCCAAATTTCAAGGTCCATTTTTGCAGGGGTAGCCTATGATTATCAATCCACCGCCATTGAAGATTACAGCAATGGCTCCTATGAGGTATTTATTCGGTTTGATGTCTTCAATAGACTGGACAGGGTACTCACCCCAAGGTTTTTTTAA